CGGACCACCAGGCTGGTCGCCAGCCGGGCCGGCTGGCCGACCCGCAGGTCGGCGATGGTGCCGGGGGCGCACTGCACGGCGAGGCCGATGCCACCCACCTCCACCACAGCGTGGTCCGGACCGGTCGCGGTCACCGTGCCGCGCACACTTGCGATCATCGTCGCGCCCCTCCTCGTCGGGCCTGGTCGGCCGCGGCGGCCAGCTTGGACCGGGTGCCGCCGCGCCAGACGTGACAGATGGCCAGCGCCAGCGCGTCGGCGGCGTCGGCCGGCCTCGGCGGCTCCGCCAACCGCAGCAGCCGGGTGACCATGGCGGTCATCTGCTTCTTGTCGGCCTGACCGGAACCGGTCACCGCCGCCTTCACCTCGCTGGGCGTGTAGGTCGTCACCGGCAGTCCGGCGCGCGCGCCGGCCAGCACCGCCACGCCGCTGGCCTGGGCGGTGCCCATCACGGTACGCACGTTGTGCTGACTGAACACGCGCTCCACCGCCACCGCGTCCGGCCGGTGCTCGGCGACCAGGTCGGTGAGCGAACGGTCCAGGTGCAGCAGGCGCATCGGCAGCTCGTCGGCCGGATCGGTGTAGACGACGTAGTAGGCGACCAGGGTGCAGGGGCGGCCCGGCACACCCTCGACCACGCCGACCCCGCACCGGGTCAGCCCCGGGTCGACGCCCAGCACCCGCACGCCGCCTCCTCCCCGAGCCGCCAGCAGTACGTGTGTTCGACACCCTACCGATGTGACCGCGCGGCCGGACCAGCGGACACGCCGGGGGGCGGTCGGTGACGCACGGCACCACACACCGGAACGGTCGAGTATGTGTCGACGCCCCATGTGCCCGGGGGCCACACGCCTCGTAACTTCTGCGCCATGACGGCAGAACCCGTGGCGGTCCCCCACGTCGTACACGTCGACCTCTCCGGTCGCACCGCCCTGGTGACCGGC
The genomic region above belongs to Micromonospora sp. WMMD1128 and contains:
- the ruvC gene encoding crossover junction endodeoxyribonuclease RuvC — protein: MRVLGVDPGLTRCGVGVVEGVPGRPCTLVAYYVVYTDPADELPMRLLHLDRSLTDLVAEHRPDAVAVERVFSQHNVRTVMGTAQASGVAVLAGARAGLPVTTYTPSEVKAAVTGSGQADKKQMTAMVTRLLRLAEPPRPADAADALALAICHVWRGGTRSKLAAAADQARRGGARR